A region of Mesorhizobium sp. AR02 DNA encodes the following proteins:
- a CDS encoding trans-sulfuration enzyme family protein has translation MTKHTPPAGKNRLAFSTRTIHGGQSHDPLTGAVMVPIYATSTYGQQSPGVHKGFEYARSQNPTRFAFERAVADLESGTAAFAFASGLAAISTVLELLDSGAHIVATDDIYGGSFRLMERVRKRSAGLQVSFVDFTGLAAVEAAIRPETKLLWVETPTNPLLRIVDLEGVAALAKRKGILSVADNTFCSPYIQRPLELGIDIVVHSTTKYLNGHSDMVGGVAVVGDNKELAAQLKFLQNAIGAISGPFDSFLALRGLKTLALRMERHSDNGLKIAQWLEARKDVRRVLYPGLASHPQHAIAVQQMHAFGGMISAVLDRDLAGTKRFLERTQLFTLAESLGGVESLIEHPALMTHGSIPAEKRDEIGISDSLVRLSAGIEDGDDLIADLEQALGG, from the coding sequence ATGACCAAACATACCCCGCCAGCCGGCAAAAACCGCCTGGCCTTCTCGACGCGCACCATCCATGGCGGCCAGAGCCACGATCCGCTGACCGGTGCGGTGATGGTGCCGATCTATGCCACATCGACCTACGGCCAGCAGTCGCCCGGCGTGCACAAGGGGTTTGAGTACGCCCGCAGCCAGAACCCGACGCGTTTTGCCTTCGAGCGCGCCGTGGCCGATCTCGAAAGCGGCACGGCCGCATTCGCCTTCGCCTCCGGCCTGGCGGCGATCTCGACGGTGCTGGAACTGCTCGATAGCGGCGCGCATATCGTCGCCACCGACGACATCTATGGCGGCTCGTTCCGGCTGATGGAGCGGGTGCGCAAGCGCTCGGCGGGTCTCCAGGTCTCGTTCGTCGACTTCACCGGCCTTGCGGCGGTCGAGGCGGCGATCCGGCCGGAGACGAAACTCCTGTGGGTCGAGACGCCGACCAACCCGCTGCTGCGCATCGTCGATCTCGAAGGGGTCGCGGCTCTCGCCAAACGCAAGGGCATATTGTCGGTCGCCGACAACACCTTCTGCAGCCCCTATATCCAGCGGCCGCTGGAACTCGGCATAGACATCGTCGTCCATTCGACGACAAAGTATCTCAATGGCCATTCCGACATGGTCGGCGGCGTCGCTGTCGTCGGTGACAACAAGGAGCTGGCAGCCCAGCTCAAATTCCTGCAGAACGCCATCGGCGCCATATCGGGCCCGTTCGACAGTTTTCTTGCCTTGCGTGGGCTCAAGACTTTGGCGCTCAGGATGGAGCGGCATTCCGACAACGGGCTGAAAATCGCGCAGTGGCTGGAAGCCCGCAAGGATGTGCGCCGCGTCCTCTATCCCGGCCTCGCCAGCCATCCGCAGCATGCCATCGCCGTGCAGCAGATGCATGCCTTCGGCGGCATGATCTCTGCCGTGCTCGACCGCGACCTCGCCGGCACAAAACGCTTCCTCGAACGCACGCAATTGTTCACGCTGGCCGAAAGCCTGGGCGGGGTGGAGAGCCTGATCGAGCATCCCGCGCTGATGACGCATGGGTCCATTCCGGCGGAGAAGCGCGACGAGATCGGCATTTCGGATTCGCTGGTCAGGTTGTCGGCGGGGATCGAGGATGGCGATGATTTGATTGCGGATCTGGAGCAGGCGCTGGGGGGATAG
- a CDS encoding GlxA family transcriptional regulator: protein MATREPEKPTEPLTFAVLVFPGFPMMAFSSVIEPLRAANVLAKRQCYRWIIVGGTRGAVEASNGVVVQPGFYAEDAPKVDRIVVCSGGDADHLVAEDAANWIRRSLRNGAHIGAVADAAFFLARAGLLDGHACTLHWTSQAAFTEAFPNIELRRDLYVIDRKRFTSAGGVGSLDMMLEIITRDYGAELAAGVAEWFVHSQLRSSVDRKLMPLRLRTGVQNELVLSAIAIMEDAVEERLGMAELTARLGVSSDKLERSFRSELAISPNGYYRRLRLKRAADLLAHSTLAVRDVALACGFASMSSFARAFREEHGHPPKLARRH from the coding sequence ATGGCCACGCGCGAACCCGAAAAGCCCACCGAACCCCTCACCTTCGCGGTGCTGGTCTTCCCCGGCTTTCCGATGATGGCGTTCAGCTCCGTCATCGAGCCGCTGCGCGCCGCGAATGTCCTGGCGAAGCGGCAGTGTTATCGCTGGATCATTGTCGGTGGCACGAGAGGGGCGGTCGAGGCCTCGAACGGCGTCGTCGTCCAGCCGGGTTTTTACGCGGAGGATGCGCCGAAGGTCGACCGCATCGTCGTCTGCTCGGGCGGCGATGCCGACCATCTCGTCGCCGAGGATGCCGCGAACTGGATCCGCCGCAGCCTGCGCAATGGCGCCCATATCGGCGCGGTGGCGGATGCGGCGTTCTTCCTGGCGCGCGCCGGCCTGCTTGACGGCCATGCCTGCACCTTGCACTGGACCAGTCAGGCCGCCTTCACCGAGGCCTTTCCCAACATCGAACTGCGGCGCGACCTCTATGTCATCGATCGCAAGCGTTTCACCTCGGCCGGCGGCGTCGGCAGCCTCGACATGATGCTGGAGATCATCACCCGGGACTATGGCGCCGAGCTTGCCGCCGGCGTCGCCGAATGGTTCGTGCACAGCCAGTTGCGGTCCAGCGTCGACCGCAAGCTGATGCCGCTGCGCCTGCGCACCGGAGTGCAGAACGAGCTGGTGCTGTCGGCCATCGCCATCATGGAGGATGCGGTGGAGGAGCGGCTCGGCATGGCCGAGCTGACCGCAAGGCTCGGCGTTTCCTCCGACAAGCTCGAACGCTCCTTCCGCTCCGAACTCGCCATCTCGCCCAATGGCTATTACCGGCGGCTCAGGCTCAAGCGCGCCGCCGATCTGCTGGCGCATTCGACATTGGCCGTGCGCGACGTGGCGCTGGCCTGCGGCTTTGCCTCGATGTCGAGCTTTGCCCGGGCCTTTCGCGAGGAGCACGGCCATCCGCCGAAACTGGCGAGACGGCATTAG
- a CDS encoding M24 family metallopeptidase: protein MSIVVFDPDSTEDVDFKDRMRHPAAADPAGGMWLSDTEPSFIDADALRKGRLAKLRGWMREAGYGGVVLFDPYNQRYATGSRNMFGYFLRNSTRYFFIPTEGPIVLFEYPQSYHVSMVLDTIDEARPSKLVWSSVSGRDDETSGPFADEIVELLKKHGGGSMKLGLDRCSHLQALALEKRGCEVKDCQGEILAVRAVKTPEEVKCLQVSMAGAEAAVYAVREAIKPGVSENDLFAIMYGEVIRQGGEFIETRLLTSGQRTNPWFNEASGRKIRPGELLALDTDTIGCYGYYSDFSRTFRCGPGKPTPYQKSLYRMAHDQVQHNISIVKPGMAFREIAEKAWTIPDRFVDQRYTSVMHGVGMHGETPFIAHAMDYETYGRDGHIVPGMVVSVESYIGEKGGREGVKLEDEILITETGTELLSRFPYEDEFLEKQV from the coding sequence ATGAGCATCGTCGTATTCGACCCCGACAGCACCGAGGACGTCGACTTCAAAGACCGCATGCGCCACCCCGCGGCGGCCGATCCGGCGGGCGGCATGTGGCTGTCGGATACCGAGCCGTCCTTCATCGATGCCGATGCCTTGCGAAAAGGTCGACTGGCAAAACTGCGCGGCTGGATGCGCGAGGCCGGTTATGGCGGCGTGGTGCTGTTCGACCCCTACAACCAGCGCTACGCCACCGGCTCGCGCAACATGTTCGGCTATTTCCTGCGCAACTCGACCCGTTATTTCTTCATTCCGACTGAAGGGCCGATCGTGCTGTTCGAATATCCGCAGAGCTACCATGTCTCGATGGTGCTCGACACGATCGACGAGGCGCGTCCGTCCAAGCTGGTCTGGTCGTCGGTCTCCGGCCGCGACGACGAGACATCAGGTCCCTTCGCCGACGAGATCGTCGAACTTCTGAAGAAGCACGGCGGCGGCTCGATGAAGCTCGGGCTCGACCGTTGCAGCCATCTGCAGGCGCTGGCGCTGGAAAAGCGCGGCTGCGAGGTCAAGGATTGCCAGGGCGAAATCCTGGCCGTGCGTGCGGTCAAGACGCCCGAGGAAGTGAAATGCCTGCAGGTGTCGATGGCCGGCGCCGAGGCCGCCGTCTACGCGGTGCGCGAGGCGATCAAGCCCGGCGTCTCCGAAAACGATTTGTTCGCCATCATGTATGGCGAGGTCATCCGCCAGGGCGGTGAGTTCATCGAGACCCGGCTGCTGACATCAGGCCAGCGCACCAATCCCTGGTTCAACGAGGCCAGCGGCCGCAAGATCCGACCCGGCGAATTGCTGGCGCTCGATACCGATACGATCGGCTGCTACGGCTATTATTCGGATTTTTCCCGCACCTTCCGCTGCGGCCCGGGCAAGCCGACCCCGTACCAGAAATCGCTCTACCGCATGGCGCATGACCAGGTTCAGCACAACATTTCGATCGTCAAACCCGGCATGGCGTTTCGCGAGATCGCCGAGAAGGCGTGGACAATCCCGGACCGTTTCGTCGACCAGCGCTACACCTCGGTCATGCACGGCGTCGGCATGCATGGCGAGACGCCGTTCATCGCGCATGCCATGGATTACGAGACCTATGGCCGCGACGGCCATATCGTGCCAGGCATGGTGGTGAGCGTCGAAAGCTATATCGGCGAGAAAGGCGGCCGCGAGGGTGTCAAGCTGGAGGACGAGATCCTGATCACCGAGACAGGTACAGAGCTGCTGTCGCGCTTTCCTTATGAGGACGAGTTTCTGGAGAAGCAGGTTTGA
- a CDS encoding isochorismatase family protein: protein MKTPISIKRGTVAAIFIDLQEEHRQDPRYLVEGFAGILANVQRLQAAARANHVPLQHWAYIVDLDKQDRPFHPLDADGKSAFSDKSDPLTEICHEVAPAKGEALLIKAEASAFRSGPIADRLKASGIEWLVVAGVWTEACIDASVKDAVTKGFRVLLVKDACGSGSAAMHQTGILNLANRLYGGAVTDTDGACRLLAGETVTAWQVEGSVPLRFSFDNAAQLYADL, encoded by the coding sequence GTGAAAACCCCCATCTCCATCAAGCGCGGCACCGTGGCCGCGATCTTCATCGACCTGCAGGAAGAGCATCGGCAGGACCCACGCTATCTGGTCGAGGGCTTTGCCGGCATCCTCGCCAACGTCCAGCGCCTGCAGGCAGCGGCGCGTGCAAACCACGTACCGCTCCAGCACTGGGCCTATATCGTCGATCTCGACAAGCAGGACCGGCCCTTTCATCCGCTCGATGCCGACGGCAAGTCGGCCTTCTCCGACAAGAGCGATCCGCTGACCGAGATCTGCCATGAGGTGGCGCCGGCAAAGGGCGAGGCGCTGCTGATCAAGGCCGAGGCCAGCGCTTTCCGGTCGGGGCCGATCGCCGATCGGCTCAAGGCTTCCGGCATCGAATGGCTGGTCGTTGCCGGTGTCTGGACCGAGGCCTGCATCGACGCCAGCGTAAAAGACGCCGTGACAAAGGGCTTTCGCGTGCTTTTGGTCAAGGATGCCTGTGGCAGCGGCAGCGCGGCCATGCACCAGACCGGCATCCTCAATCTCGCCAACCGGCTCTATGGCGGCGCCGTCACCGACACGGACGGCGCCTGCCGGCTGCTGGCGGGTGAGACGGTCACCGCCTGGCAGGTCGAAGGCTCGGTGCCGCTGCGCTTCAGTTTCGACAACGCGGCCCAGCTTTACGCGGATCTATGA
- a CDS encoding alpha/beta hydrolase: protein MTTGGTTNRGKYETRLDPALWAYIDSVNAWYPPEIIGLPIDKQRDVYDRMCRAFHQGRPAGVKASDGLVAASGHGIPIRHYQLAGKAARAMVLYFHGGGFILGGLDSHDDICAEICSGTGFDVLSVDYRLAPEHVHPAAFDDAMAAFAWAVASDLPLVLCGESAGGNLAAAVAQATRRHIRTAIGQVLIYPGLGGDESAGSYVEHAEAPLLSVGDIAFYCDVRSTKKQSPDDPSFSPLRDSDSCGLPPTVIITAECDPLSSDGETYRDRIVSAGGKAWWHEEKRLVHSFLRARTTVPAAAEAFARIITAVAVLGRGEWPYL from the coding sequence ATGACGACTGGGGGCACGACCAACCGCGGCAAATACGAAACACGGCTCGATCCGGCCCTGTGGGCGTATATAGACAGCGTCAACGCTTGGTATCCGCCTGAGATCATCGGCCTGCCGATCGACAAGCAGCGCGACGTCTATGACCGGATGTGCCGGGCCTTCCATCAGGGCCGCCCGGCTGGGGTCAAGGCCAGCGACGGCCTGGTCGCCGCCTCGGGCCACGGCATCCCGATCCGCCACTACCAGCTTGCCGGCAAGGCCGCGCGGGCCATGGTGCTCTATTTCCACGGCGGCGGTTTTATCCTCGGCGGGCTCGACAGCCATGACGACATCTGCGCCGAGATCTGCTCCGGCACCGGCTTCGACGTGTTGTCGGTCGACTACCGACTGGCGCCGGAGCATGTCCACCCCGCCGCCTTCGACGATGCGATGGCCGCCTTCGCGTGGGCGGTGGCCAGTGACCTGCCGCTGGTACTGTGCGGCGAAAGCGCCGGCGGCAATCTTGCGGCCGCGGTGGCGCAGGCGACGCGCCGGCATATCAGGACAGCGATCGGCCAGGTGCTGATCTATCCCGGCCTCGGCGGCGACGAGAGCGCGGGCTCCTATGTCGAGCATGCCGAGGCGCCGCTGCTGTCCGTCGGCGACATCGCTTTCTACTGCGACGTCCGCTCGACCAAGAAGCAATCGCCTGACGATCCGAGCTTTTCGCCCTTGCGCGACAGCGACTCTTGCGGCCTGCCGCCGACGGTGATCATCACGGCAGAATGCGACCCGCTGTCATCCGATGGCGAGACCTATCGCGACCGCATTGTTTCGGCCGGCGGCAAGGCGTGGTGGCACGAGGAAAAGCGCCTGGTACACAGTTTCCTGCGCGCCCGCACGACAGTGCCGGCTGCTGCAGAAGCTTTTGCGCGTATCATCACGGCGGTGGCGGTGCTGGGCCGGGGTGAGTGGCCGTATTTATGA
- the dnaQ gene encoding DNA polymerase III subunit epsilon, with protein MREIIFDTETTGLDSRDDRVIELGGVELVNRFPTGKTFHHYINPQGRAIHAEAQAVHGISAADLAGKPTFAEIAQEWLDFTDGAKLVAHNATFDIGFLNVEFGRLGHPNIDPGLVVDTLALARRKHPMGPNSLDALCRRYGIDNTKRTKHGALLDSELLAEVYIELIGGKQAALILDSATAPAQGENIRHIEIIVAERPRPLLPRLTEAERAAHAAMVATLGEKALWLKASSSEAGAATSS; from the coding sequence ATGCGCGAGATCATCTTCGACACGGAAACCACAGGCCTCGATTCGCGCGACGACCGCGTGATCGAGCTGGGCGGCGTCGAGCTGGTCAATCGTTTCCCGACCGGAAAAACCTTCCACCACTATATCAACCCGCAGGGCCGGGCGATCCATGCCGAGGCGCAGGCGGTGCACGGCATCAGCGCGGCGGACCTCGCGGGCAAGCCGACCTTTGCCGAGATTGCGCAGGAATGGCTCGACTTCACCGACGGTGCCAAGCTGGTTGCCCACAACGCCACCTTCGACATCGGCTTCCTCAATGTCGAATTCGGCCGGCTTGGCCATCCCAATATCGATCCCGGCCTTGTCGTCGACACGCTGGCGCTGGCGCGCCGCAAGCACCCGATGGGTCCCAATTCGCTCGACGCGCTCTGCCGGCGCTACGGCATCGACAACACGAAACGCACCAAGCACGGCGCCCTGCTCGATTCTGAATTGCTGGCCGAGGTCTATATCGAGCTGATCGGCGGCAAGCAGGCCGCCCTCATCCTCGACAGCGCCACCGCGCCGGCGCAGGGCGAAAATATCAGGCACATAGAAATTATTGTTGCCGAGCGACCGAGGCCGCTGCTGCCGCGCCTGACTGAAGCGGAGCGCGCCGCACATGCCGCCATGGTCGCCACGCTTGGTGAAAAGGCGCTCTGGCTGAAGGCCAGTTCGTCTGAAGCAGGCGCCGCGACGTCCTCATAA
- the coaE gene encoding dephospho-CoA kinase (Dephospho-CoA kinase (CoaE) performs the final step in coenzyme A biosynthesis.), giving the protein MIVLGLTGSIGMGKSTTAKMFAEAGVPVHDSDEAVHRLYSGVAAPLVEAAFPGTTVAGVVDRAKLSARVLGDAAALKRLEAIIHPLVRADADAFLARHRTGGESIAVLDIPLLFETGGRGRVDKVVVVTAPAEIQRQRVLARPGMTEEKLAAILAKQVPDEEKRRLADFVVDTGQGLDAARARVDAIIAELIA; this is encoded by the coding sequence ATGATCGTGCTCGGCCTCACCGGATCGATCGGCATGGGCAAGTCGACGACGGCAAAAATGTTCGCCGAGGCCGGCGTGCCGGTCCATGATTCCGACGAGGCGGTGCATCGCCTCTATTCCGGCGTGGCGGCACCTTTGGTCGAGGCCGCCTTTCCCGGAACGACCGTTGCCGGCGTGGTCGACCGCGCAAAGCTTAGCGCGCGTGTGCTTGGCGATGCCGCCGCGCTGAAGCGGCTGGAGGCCATCATCCACCCACTGGTCCGCGCCGATGCCGACGCCTTCCTGGCCAGGCATCGTACCGGAGGTGAATCGATCGCCGTGCTCGACATTCCGCTGCTGTTCGAAACCGGCGGCCGTGGCCGCGTCGACAAGGTCGTCGTCGTCACCGCACCGGCTGAAATCCAGCGCCAACGCGTGCTGGCGCGGCCGGGCATGACCGAGGAGAAACTGGCAGCGATCCTGGCCAAGCAGGTGCCGGACGAGGAGAAGCGCAGGCTGGCGGATTTTGTCGTCGATACCGGCCAGGGGCTGGATGCCGCGCGGGCCCGGGTCGATGCGATCATTGCGGAACTGATCGCATAG
- a CDS encoding shikimate dehydrogenase has protein sequence MAEATKKAFVSGHPIKHSRSPKIHGYWLAKHGIDGSYQAIDVAPQDFGEFIGTLQANGFQGGNVTIPHKEAAFALADRRDQAAEEIGAVNTLWFEDGVLWGGNTDGHGFAANLDDHAPGWASTGPAVVLGAGGASRAVIQALKQRGVADIRIVNRTLARAQELRDRFGAGVSAHGTAATNELLADAGLLVNTTALGMIGNEGLAADPALLPDHAIVTDLVYVPLETPLLAAARVRGLKTVDGLGMLLNQAVPGFEHWFGVRPQVTAELRAIIVADLVPKP, from the coding sequence ATGGCTGAGGCGACCAAGAAGGCCTTTGTGTCAGGCCACCCGATCAAGCATTCGCGCTCGCCAAAAATCCACGGCTACTGGCTGGCCAAACACGGCATCGACGGCAGCTACCAGGCCATCGATGTGGCGCCGCAGGATTTTGGCGAATTCATCGGAACATTGCAGGCAAACGGTTTCCAGGGCGGCAATGTCACCATTCCACACAAGGAGGCCGCCTTCGCGTTGGCCGATCGCCGCGACCAGGCGGCCGAAGAGATCGGCGCCGTCAACACGCTGTGGTTCGAGGACGGTGTCCTGTGGGGCGGCAACACCGATGGTCACGGCTTTGCCGCCAATCTTGACGACCATGCGCCGGGCTGGGCGAGCACGGGACCGGCGGTCGTGCTCGGCGCCGGCGGCGCGTCGCGCGCCGTCATCCAGGCGCTGAAGCAACGCGGTGTCGCAGACATCCGCATCGTCAACCGCACGCTTGCCCGGGCACAGGAATTGCGCGATCGTTTCGGCGCCGGCGTCTCGGCGCATGGCACGGCGGCAACCAACGAACTGCTGGCCGACGCCGGCCTGCTGGTCAACACCACGGCGCTCGGCATGATCGGTAATGAAGGCCTTGCCGCCGATCCGGCCTTGCTGCCGGACCATGCCATCGTCACCGACCTTGTTTATGTGCCGCTCGAAACACCGTTGCTCGCCGCCGCGCGCGTCAGGGGGCTGAAGACGGTCGATGGTCTCGGCATGCTGCTCAACCAGGCCGTGCCGGGCTTCGAACATTGGTTCGGCGTCAGGCCGCAGGTCACGGCGGAACTGCGCGCGATCATCGTTGCCGATCTGGTGCCGAAACCATGA
- a CDS encoding Maf-like protein: MTEKIILASGSPFRKAMLVNAGIDVEAVPADVDERALEAPLQHSGVSPEDVALVLAEAKATEVSERRPGALVLGCDQTLSLGDEVFHKPADMEGARRHLLALSGKTHQLNSAAVLVRDGKVLWRHVGIASMTMRKLDPGLIGRHLARVGAKALASVGAYQIEGEGIQLFEKIEGDHFTIVGLPLLPLLAELRTLGAIDG; this comes from the coding sequence ATGACCGAAAAAATCATCCTCGCCTCAGGCAGTCCATTCCGCAAGGCGATGCTCGTCAATGCCGGCATCGACGTCGAAGCCGTCCCCGCCGATGTCGACGAGCGCGCGCTGGAGGCGCCGTTGCAGCACAGTGGCGTTTCGCCTGAGGATGTCGCTTTGGTACTGGCCGAGGCCAAGGCCACGGAAGTGAGCGAGCGCCGGCCGGGTGCGCTGGTGCTCGGCTGCGACCAGACTTTGTCGCTCGGCGACGAAGTGTTCCACAAGCCGGCCGACATGGAAGGCGCGCGCCGTCATCTCCTGGCGCTGTCGGGCAAGACCCACCAGCTCAACAGCGCCGCCGTGCTCGTCCGCGACGGCAAGGTGTTGTGGCGCCATGTCGGCATCGCCTCGATGACCATGCGCAAGCTCGACCCTGGCCTCATCGGCCGGCATCTCGCTCGCGTCGGCGCCAAGGCGCTGGCCAGCGTCGGCGCCTACCAGATCGAGGGCGAAGGCATCCAGTTGTTCGAGAAGATCGAAGGCGATCATTTCACCATTGTCGGCCTGCCGCTTTTGCCGCTGCTGGCGGAACTGCGGACGCTGGGAGCGATCGATGGCTGA
- a CDS encoding pyruvate, water dikinase regulatory protein yields the protein MNKPQSFFHLHLISDATGETLLAAGRAASAQYKDARAIEHIYPLIRTEKQVAKVFEDIEEEPGIILYTVVDQKLARGIDERCATMGLPCVSVLEPVLTVFQSYLGTPAGRRVGAQHVLDAEYFRRIDALNFTMEHDDGQLPLNMDDADVVLIGISRTSKTPTSIYLANRGIKTANIPIVLGVPVPESLVSASKPLIVGLIATAERISHVRQNRILGNSSTYEASDYVDRAAITEELAYARQICTRHGWPMIDVSRRSIEETAAAIVALRGKNR from the coding sequence GTGAACAAACCCCAGAGCTTCTTTCACCTGCACCTGATTTCCGACGCGACCGGCGAAACGCTGCTCGCCGCCGGGCGGGCGGCTTCGGCGCAATACAAGGACGCACGCGCCATCGAGCACATCTACCCGCTCATCCGCACCGAAAAGCAGGTGGCCAAGGTGTTCGAGGACATAGAGGAGGAGCCGGGCATCATTCTCTATACCGTCGTCGACCAGAAGCTGGCGCGCGGCATCGACGAGCGCTGCGCCACCATGGGCCTGCCCTGCGTGTCGGTGCTGGAACCGGTGCTGACCGTGTTCCAGTCCTATCTCGGCACGCCGGCCGGCCGCCGCGTCGGCGCCCAGCATGTTCTCGACGCCGAATATTTCCGCCGCATCGATGCCCTCAACTTTACCATGGAACATGATGACGGCCAGTTGCCGCTCAACATGGACGATGCCGATGTCGTGCTGATCGGCATTTCGCGCACGTCGAAGACGCCGACCAGCATCTATCTCGCCAACCGCGGCATCAAGACCGCCAACATCCCGATCGTGCTTGGCGTGCCGGTTCCCGAAAGCCTGGTCAGTGCCTCGAAGCCGCTGATCGTTGGCCTTATCGCCACCGCCGAGCGCATATCGCATGTCCGGCAAAACCGCATCCTCGGCAACAGCAGTACCTACGAGGCATCAGACTATGTCGACCGCGCCGCCATCACCGAGGAGCTGGCCTACGCCCGCCAGATCTGCACGCGCCATGGCTGGCCGATGATCGATGTCAGCCGCCGCTCGATCGAGGAAACGGCGGCGGCGATCGTTGCCCTGAGGGGAAAGAACAGATAA
- the hemE gene encoding uroporphyrinogen decarboxylase, with amino-acid sequence MPKNRIMLDVLKGEAVFPPPLWMMRQAGRYLPEYRETRRRAGSFLDLCYDPDLAVEVTLQPIERFGFDASILFSDILVVPHALGRDVRFEEGRGPLLTPISVAEIAALESDVFHVNLEPVYETVRRLRAKLPDETTLIGFCGAPWTVATYMIAGHGTPDQAPARLFAYREPEAFQQLLKVLADHSAAYLIRQIEAGADVVQIFDSWSGVLDDASFDQFCVWPVAEIVRQVRAVHPDVPIIGFPKGAGARYRTYRQKTGVTGLGIDWTVPLAAAKDLQRSGAVQGNLDPLRLVAGGKALSDGVEAILKALGDGPLIFNLGHGITPETPIAHVEAMVKQVRSATR; translated from the coding sequence ATGCCCAAAAACCGGATCATGCTGGACGTGCTCAAGGGCGAAGCGGTGTTTCCGCCTCCGCTCTGGATGATGCGCCAGGCCGGGCGTTATCTGCCGGAGTATCGGGAGACGCGCAGACGAGCTGGTTCGTTCCTCGACCTCTGCTACGATCCCGACCTTGCCGTCGAAGTGACGCTGCAGCCCATCGAGCGCTTCGGCTTCGATGCATCGATCCTGTTCTCCGATATCCTTGTCGTTCCGCATGCACTTGGCCGCGACGTTCGCTTCGAAGAGGGAAGAGGACCGCTTTTGACGCCGATCTCCGTGGCCGAGATTGCGGCTCTGGAGAGCGATGTGTTTCACGTGAATCTCGAACCGGTCTACGAGACGGTTCGCCGCCTGCGGGCAAAGCTACCTGATGAAACCACGCTGATCGGCTTCTGCGGCGCGCCGTGGACGGTGGCGACCTATATGATTGCCGGCCATGGCACGCCCGACCAGGCGCCGGCGCGGTTGTTTGCCTACCGCGAGCCGGAGGCGTTCCAACAGCTGTTGAAGGTGCTTGCCGACCATTCGGCTGCGTATTTGATCCGGCAGATCGAAGCTGGGGCCGATGTCGTACAGATTTTCGATTCCTGGTCCGGCGTGCTCGACGACGCGTCGTTCGACCAGTTTTGCGTTTGGCCGGTGGCCGAGATCGTCAGGCAGGTTCGCGCCGTCCATCCCGATGTTCCGATCATTGGTTTTCCCAAGGGTGCCGGCGCTCGCTACCGCACCTATCGCCAGAAGACCGGCGTGACGGGGCTGGGGATCGACTGGACGGTGCCGCTGGCAGCAGCGAAGGACTTGCAGCGCTCGGGTGCGGTCCAGGGCAATCTCGATCCCTTGCGGCTCGTGGCTGGCGGCAAGGCGCTATCGGATGGCGTCGAGGCGATCCTGAAAGCGCTTGGTGATGGACCGCTGATCTTCAATCTCGGCCATGGCATCACGCCGGAGACGCCGATCGCCCATGTCGAGGCGATGGTGAAACAGGTTCGGAGCGCGACACGCTGA
- the hemJ gene encoding protoporphyrinogen oxidase HemJ, with protein MTIGIGVLIVLTALLFFAAPDSFYPWAKAIHILAVISWMAGMLYLPRLFVYHVDAEKGSVQSETFKVMERRLLRGIINPAMIVTWVFGLWLAWKVFGFHGGWLHAKIGLVLLLSAVHGYLAGAVRKFAEDRNEKPARHWRIVNEIPTLVMIAIVILVVVKPF; from the coding sequence ATGACTATCGGGATCGGTGTCCTGATTGTGCTGACGGCGCTTTTGTTTTTCGCAGCACCCGACAGTTTCTATCCCTGGGCAAAGGCGATCCATATCCTGGCCGTCATTTCGTGGATGGCCGGCATGCTCTATCTGCCGCGCCTGTTCGTCTATCACGTCGATGCCGAGAAAGGCTCGGTGCAGTCGGAGACCTTCAAGGTGATGGAGCGGCGCCTGCTGCGCGGCATCATCAATCCAGCGATGATCGTCACCTGGGTGTTCGGCCTGTGGCTTGCCTGGAAAGTGTTTGGTTTCCACGGCGGGTGGCTGCACGCCAAGATAGGCCTGGTGCTTCTTTTGTCCGCCGTTCACGGTTATCTTGCCGGCGCGGTGCGCAAATTCGCCGAGGATCGCAATGAAAAGCCCGCGAGGCACTGGCGGATCGTCAATGAGATCCCCACATTAGTGATGA